The genomic window ataatcataaaaataattaagtaaaatgatttaaatagaaaacggATAAATGGGGTGTAAAAGAAGGAATGAAAATGTTAGCAACTTCAGCAATAATTAGTGTTGCTAatcaacaaaattttttatcacaacCTATCTTAGGAACAACTTCTACTTCATCACctgaaataaatacaacattaaagtaattatgAGTTTATGAGTATAATGAATATAGATTGAATTTAAACAATGCTAGTAGTCAATGAATTTTTTCtctttagaataattttggcttattaataagtgtaatatttttagtattttaatttttgtaatttggtattaatttagcttaaaaagcataatatattatgcaatattaaactgtaatactgtaatatcagttttattgtatagtaatattgtgtagtatttttatttagtaaatcatATTAGgtattcttttttctttttacatttattaatttttaattctttcaacaaattttaatttttacaatgtataatattttaatttttataaataatcatattactaatataatagcaaataattattcttacagAAAATCTGAAGAAATAAttgatgtacaaaaaaaacaaacaacattttataaccCAAAAGACATTAGTCAAACATCTACGTCATCTTCTTCTGTTACATCTCACCCACCAattgtttcaaatataaaagataaaatattattacaaaaaccaACACTAAAATCATATAACTGTCCTCAGTCTCCGCTGTCAAAAATGAAAGTTCATAAAAACTCATCTTTTTCTAAGGGTAATAACATAatcttatgattatgattctaaattataataataatgatatacttatattatatgctatatactctaactgaaatattaaatatctaaattcttAGAATCGACTACTGAAATCCAAACTGATTTGGGATTTAAATTGGAAGttagtatagaaaaaaaaccattggAAATTCCAGTGCAGGAACGTCTTTTACCAATTGGAACAACTATAAATTTGGTGCAAAAAATGAACAAGACTTTTGGATTAGGAGACATTGACTCGGCATCACAATCATCCTCTCTCAATAGAGAAGATAGTTCTGAAAAAGAAcaagtatattgtattcatattatttattttacaattaaacctgcataaaataatcataattattagacatcataattttctattgaatCTAAATAgactttattatacacaatatattgctattttaatttgattcagtaaaaaaaaaaatgaaatataccttcataaacaataaacatatactttatgtttatatatttcattttttttaaaacaatagaaatgtactttaaatatttagtataaataaccaGGGGCacaatttcaatgaaaacACTAAGGGCAATGAAGCCTCTCTATTTTTTTGTGatgttgttaatttatagttatagttatttgttacttttaaaatcaaaattaatatgaaacaatTTGGAGGTGCTAAGCTTACCCAAGCCTCCCAAATTATGCCTAtgcatttattgaatataaatgatatattttgtattttacagaAAAATCTCCATAGTCCACGGAAACTAACAAAACAAAGTGCTCTGGATAGCCCAGAAGACAACAAATCATCAAATCTTTCTTCTGCACGACACTCTATGACTCATGGAAATGACTCTCAAAAGAGTTTTAAttacaagtaatataataaagacttATAGAATAAAAGCTTACTGAATtagacttaattaaaaattgttataggtAGTTTAGATTTTGACTAATTTTcagctaaaaattatataagattaagatttaaattgtattactgtGATATTTGCTATATATAATGACAACATAGTTGTTCAAATCTATGTTTCCtaagtaaaagtaattttttagtggatttttaaatcatttttcatttgattattttaaaatactcaaattttatttgcttGAAACTTAATAAAACTGGCTTAatgattgttatattttaaatttgtaatattttaataattctcaaattgacttaattttttcaaatttaactaaaGCTATGTTAAATGCTTGTCTTTAATCAAATTgactatcataaatatatagacaTTTGAATTTTGGTTAGccactttttaatttgaatttatactgaaaaataaaaggtataataataattttttttcaacaaatcaaTTTAGAAATATCCATACTCAAAATGTGGATTCTCCAATTTATGAAGCTTTctcttcaaataaaaatgttagcaaTAGCACAAGTCGCATTGGAATAGATTGTATTCAAGaaaggtataatattgtatttaataattaatatgtaaaaagtacaaaatacaaatataatacattataatatttatctataggtGTAGCGATTGTGGAACACGTAAAGAAGAATATAGTGATGATGAAATTGGTCTTTGCATTGTATTGTTGGGGACTTTTGTACACCGAGCTCCTTCAGTTGCAGCATGTCTTTTACCCGAAATTCTAACTGTATTAGCCAAGTACATGCCTacttaaatcattattgtttttgatatttttaggttttaaatatgtaattttgaataatagatGTCATTCTAAACCTACTTTTCTATGGCAAAAAGAAAGTCAAAAATTTCTACCATGTGGTTCTACTAGTATtgcaaaaaaattcttaagatGTATTCTTTATCAACTTGCACCAAATGGAGTGTTtactcaaatatttcaaatgaaacATACtggtaataatcataataatttaatacctaagtaaaatgtcttatataaagaaaactatttgataattatagaaaacaatgataataacttCTTTAAGAGTATTATACAAGCTTTAATGGACTTTAACGAAATGAATCCTATAGAGCCATTACAAATGGTTTTAGAAGtaagtaacatattatatataaaatataacattataaacaatatataatattaggtgaATTCAAATTCGACTTATCTTAGTACAGTTTTCAGGATTttctaaaaaagaaaacttttggaaaaaaaaaattattttaataaatattaaaaatgtaattttcagttacatataataatattcacattCAGATAGACAAACATTTTAGAGTTGAAAAGtggaaaaaaagttttacttttaaacattgatatatttacaaaaaattatttttattattaaaaaaatatttaagaatttttatgtataataatgtgttgatTCATCAAGCATGTTGATTCTCGTttgttcagtttttttttttttttaatttttgagatttaattttagattttgaaataataagaattgtACGATAAAAGAATTGaccagtatacattttaatttttaataattcaaaaactgatttattgaattttgatctaaatagataaatttttattagagaaAAGTCAACTGTTTGGCACTTCATGGAAAAACTATTTATCAGCCTTCAAATTTGTTttcctgtatatatatttattatgcacacttattttaaagttttatagaaCACGTTACcctaaaattagtaattatttaataataaaactcacATGTcgcacttaataaaaaaacaatataatattacatttaaaaatacaaatgtaggtacatattttttttacctaataaatcacttttaactttattaataatatctccAAACAATATTCttcaatttattacatagCTATAAGCAACTAGGAAAAGTTCAGGTATGTTTTTAGCATAGTTAGCTAATGTAGAAAAGTAGATTTATGAATCACACttcttattttgaaataaaataatgttacaaatccattaaaataaacctGTTGtcttttcatcaaaatttttcatactagtttataaatttcataattttctatgtattaaagaatataaaatccaTGTTTCATCCTCTTAAAATGAATTCATTTAGggtgtatacttttattttttttacttatttctcatcatttagtaaattattaaaactttaattttcaggtcttaaattccaaaaaatcattatcaaCTGATgactgttgtataatattatccaatattacatactatattgatatattaactACAGATACCATATCCACCACATCAACATTGACATGGACAACCATTCTTAATCAATTTGATACATTGTTTAGAAAAATTCAACTAACAATAagtagttttgaaaatattaatttaatattcaagctaatgattatagttttgaaaattccaGGAATTATTTCAACCAAGGTAAAGTTTAATGTtcacaaattaaatacttatttcctcgttatagtaataaatacctttttaatatcaatatattacattttatatttttagagtatCTTGGatccattttcaaaaatattaacttacgCCCTTCAACaacactatattaattattatttattagttgatCTTTGTTCATCAAGTTACAAAACATTTGCAAGAGTAAGAACTGTTCATTGCTAGcacattgaataaatattatacttgaaaatgtatcttaataaacaatattattttattctaacgCACAGGAAAGAGAAAAAACAATACTAACAAGAGCCGTTACAGTAGAGTTAATACAagcattaaaattcaaaacacaGAATCTTAATAACAACCTTTTGGTTTATGTTTCTTTTATACTTCaagtaaaatgaataaataacttatttaaaacattatgaataaagttaatgtacattattgtaaCAATTATTCAGGATATTGGTGGAATATTACCAGAATGCTCAGCAATCGATAACATAGTGCCAACATTTCCAGCAATTGTAACTAGTGTACCAACAGGTGCTTCAGAACTTTTGCGGAATAATTTACAagatattttagatttctTAACAGATTTTAATACTCTAACAAAATTAAAGGtttgttcttaaaatataatttattttttaaaatgatttacattatattataaatataaatttataaacatgcgTAGAGTCGATGTACGACGCCCGAAGAAGGAATTAATGAGGATACGTTTGGGAGTACTGTGAAAGCTGGAATGTCTCAATACCTGtcattagaattattaaaaagtaacacTCGAGATGCAAGATCATTACATAAGATATTCCCTTGGTTATATTATGGACCTAATGAAATACAAACTATtgggtaaatatttttgtttttttatgacattgtattatattaaaatggctattttattttgttttcgattaaaatcattaaattaatatatccattatattaaaaaaaaaaaaaaaattccattaaaactaatttatttttcagtttgcAGGGGAGGTTTAGTTTTaaaccatataatttatacttagttATACCATTCTgttcaatatacatttttttatatatttatttatattgtataataaatgtttatttcagattatttatatacaattgtaaGGACTTCTCGGATTGTCTCAGTCATATACGTTTATTATCTTGGATTCTAATTGGATCACTCTCATATACAACAATGCAGAATAGACCTTGTCTACCACTGTCTCAAGATGTTTCATGTCAAATAGCTGATcacattaatgtaataatgacaGGATTTGCAGAGGAATCAAAATCATCAGTTATTCATATGTCATCTCTTTTCCATGCCTTTGTACTTTGTCAAGTaactatgaataattatacaaataataaaatatataataagaccACCAATTGTAATCCATTAAgttaaaacgtaataataataaatatttattagttgtgGACAATTTATATGGAACAAACAGCTCAACAAATGGTAACAGCTGGTGATCACCATTCGTTTACAATGAACATATTACatgatttttggaataaaGTTACTCAAAGTATGCTAAATTTGTCTTCAAAATCTAAATCGGTATGTCAAGTTATTAgcaattgatataaaaaatatcattcatattaatattttaaatgatgtatatttatttatattagatggGAGAAATGgtaaacttacattttttgagtTTACTTGAAGCATTATTGGAGTGCCGTACAGTGACATTATGTAAACTTATACCTATGTGGAAAGAGGTTTTAtttactgataaaaatattaaggtatAGTATTCAATACATGTAATTATATCTTGACATATATTGATGTATGAGCAGTATaaagcatatataatatgcagagTGTCCCGTTAGGATTTACCCATTTACCATCctccttaaataatttttttaaattttttaccaatacattaaattaaattaaaatataaagtacttATACTATCAGTCCTTGTCTCTAGGcaagtcaaaaaataaaacagaattCTGATATCTTcattatttcagaaaatatcGCAATGGGTAACCTTCACAGGACATCttgtttatttagtaataactaattataaataaatctttaatcTTTGTAaccttttattaattacagttACCAGGCCATATGAAATTACGTTTAGATACATGTATTGATTTTGAACCTAGAGAACCTCCAACAATGAAGCCTAGATCTGATCTTTCTAAATCAGAAGTCAATTTAGATACTCTTAAATGGCTacaaacattacaatttaaaatggcaCAAATTGAACTTCAATCATCCCAAGtcaatgaattttataatgtttaaaataatggaaatgTGTTGCTTTAAAACAGCGGTTCCCAAACTGTGCATCGCGGTGCACTAGGGGCACTTTAAGCACTTTCTAAGGGTATTGTGGTCTACAGCTCATaacaaataatctaaaatatgtagaattttttttgttatgtctTTTACAGTATTCACAGCTGGGCACCGCGATTAAATTTGATCCAAAAAAGAGaatcaaggaaaaaaaaatttgggaaCTACTgctttaaaagaataattttatgtagtgTAACAaattggaataaaatatatagtttacattttaaaaaaacagttaatttctatatttaaaataagacgacaatataaaaaaagaagattaaattaaccatataaatagaataataatttgattaggATCCAATATGTGTACACTAAAatcatctaaataataattatgcctAATTTAATTCAgtctttgtattttaatttaacaagtaACTTTGAAATTACTACATACTGTATTTAATCTCtacatttaatagaaaaaacgaATGGTCAATGatgtattacaaattatacattttatgtaaaatatattaaggacttttaattatacaggaaatagataataaaatactaatttaggAACACAttaagtttttgttatttatagtcttaattataataatcagtaGTGGTACTCATTGATGTTTTGACAATATTTCTGTGATAACTTTTTATGGTGGTTCTTAGTATTATTCCTACAATTGACCTAAATGTTACAACATTTTCTATACAGTTGATACTTATCTATTTAACCATATGCTATACTTACTGGTTGGtagcttatttataattatttctaattatttctgACTAACAGTACATTAAGTTCTAAAAAACATATTCTatctttaatatgtattatatcgcAGTTATaggattattaaaattaataatttgtactaaTAAATGTTTGAAGTGTTCTTCATTATAACTACTTTAAGAGATTTTAGATACCGATTAGAgttctataaattatgatataagttagttttcaatttactcaaaaaacaattgaaataatattttttttaaatgtaaaatttatttgtactgctttatttttaagttggcATCTTAAGAGAATACTAtaacaaatgtaatattactaataatatattgaaaaactaGTCTTATCATATCTgatgtttttacaattaaaaaatgatcttAAAttcgcaatatatattataactaggaTTTAGTACCATCTTTactactatacatattttgtatttcccttttaagtttttcttgtttagctattattttctttttcttcaaGGAATAAGCTTTTGGTTTCTTTACTCTAGGAGGAAATGTTTTTCTAACTACATCTTTCATAGCTTGAAATATATCAACCTAGAGGTACACAAAAAGTGAATttcctttaaaattttatttaacatcattattttaactcaCCGTTCGAGATAGATGAACATAACGTATCAATcttgattttaaaaagaaattatcaCAGGAATATCGGTTACCATTTGGATCAGTAAGCGTAACATCACATAACGTCACGTTCATATcactataaagtatttaaataggtatttaaattttcattttttaactcaaaatatcaataataaagtaataccaATCAACTTCTTTAACAAGTCCGTACACAGAAGTTTCATTTTGTAAATCAATAGTGGTATATTGATTTTCTACTGATTTTACCACACAAACTAAGCTTTCCACTGTCTTCATTTTCATCCTACGAGTCTTTCTctccatatttttatttatagttcaatataactttttatgaaattaaaaattacagacGCACgtagtatagtttttaatttttatttatcattatcaaaACTGAATGtgcatcaaaatatattattgatttatacaattttttttaataatatattcaattaatttaaaccattACGAGTTCtaattaatgtatactaatttatCTGAAGTAGTGAAAATAAGCAAGTTTAACAATATCGCAATTCACATCACACaagttcaaaatattctttacaCCGACTATCGAACCatgaaaatactaaatagtaaacgGATGGCAGTGGAACGGTGAACGACTGTACGGCACTACGGCGGCTATGCTGCCCGGCTGCTGTGGCCCgtgcttaatatttaaacttgttgatattatcacagaataaatatttttatttatttattttgtgatattatCTGTAATTGGTGATACATGCATCTTAGTGATATCACTAAGTAACAACTAACAAGTAAGAACCATTGTATCTATTCTGTGTGAGAACTATGAAGTATGAGGTTACTGCACGGTCTTTGAAGATCTTCTATGATCGTGGCCCGTGGTTTACTCAATGGGTGGTATGGCGATCTTCACTtcataaaagatattataaaggATGTTTATTTATCAGTTGCTTCTTAAAGTTTATAGATAAAACCATTGACTAAGATATATCTAAGTGGATAATACCTATAGCTACTTTATACTCCTTCACCTTGAATTGTCTCATGCACTCTTGACTTGTAGCGTAGAAGACAAAACAATAGCTTGTAGCAAAAAAGCTTGTAGTCTACTACTCGAATGATACctgataatgattaatgattgaTGAACTACATAGTCGAGAATTCTAGAGTTCTAGACTTAgactaataaagtaataacacCAATGACTATTACCTTTTATCCAGTTAACTCTAAAGTAAAATTGCTGTCGAAATATCGACGAAtggttttacaaattatatttatttgagttaATCTTAATAAGTCATCATGATTCATGGACATAAAATTTATCtctaaaatattcatgtaCCTACAATTACATGTTATCTTTGCCTACTGAACGTTTTATCTCTGACCGGTGTCAACTCTATCACATGGAAAACCTGTAAACCATCTATTAGGATACGGGCATCAACATGTTGAAACCACAGCAAATACCAAATCTTTTCCGTGTTCGCGTTAATTCGTAGCCATcacgtattaatatttttgaataagtgGACTTCcgacttattataatatgttatgatctaatatctatactctataatatGGGCTAATGGCCTAAAGCTGAAACGGGGCTAAAACCACCTGTTCTTATTGTAACTTATACAACAGGTTACGTCACACACATTAAAACCGATCTAATCTTCCAGAGAATATTGGACACTACTAACTTATCAACgtattgacatattattattattattattattataccgcgGCACGACCGTATCTCGAGTCTGGGTTACCGAGTTGAgtgagtaaataataataataataataataataatcgtacttGTAGTAAAAtgcctattataaaaaaaataataatgaaaagtaataaataataatgatatgtgcCGAATGCCGATTGGCGATTACgagactattataatttataatgagtgTCTACGGTTTCTGATTATTTGTCGTGATTTTCTCGGAAATACATCGTATACTTATTATGCCCCACTAAAAAAGGAACATCTGCATCCTTATACTCattcgtataaataataattgaatcttTTATCATCTACGGATCGCGTGTTTCACTGACAAATATCGTTATTTGTTGAATGTTCGTAGTTTTCAGCCGTGGGTTGAATAATACCGGCGCCAACCGACACACGACGATATGATGGATTCGTCCATTTCGATCAAAGTGCACGTAGCTGTCCAAGCGACTCCTCACGAGATACCTGTCACCATCAATACAACTGTGGAAGATGTAATTATTGAGACCTCGAAGTTGTTAAACATTGGTCCGGTTGCTAGACATCTATTTGGACTGAGAGTCTTGAGCGCCACAGACGACAATCTGTGGTTGAGCCCCTCTCTGTTTATACTATATGCTAAAAATGAACATCACATTTATGAGTATAAGTTGAGGTATAAAATGCCGGATGTCAAACGATTGAAATCAATTGATTGTTAtgcttataatttctatttttatcaaGTCAAATCTGATCTATTGAAGAGTAAAGTTACTGGGTTGTGCTATGACACATGCAAACGAGAGCTCATTGGCATGGGTGTTGCCGACATGTATAGGTCCATGTTAGAAGAAGACAAATCTAGAGAAACCGTCGagcaaaattataaacactttATGCCCCAAGAAGTAGTTAAGCAACACatgttttttttgaaaaagccTGTTcaagaaactttaaaaatacttataaataacaatacaattggCCCTCTTTATGTACCTGTCATCAAAGAAAGTTATTTAGAACAATTTAATTCTATTGCACCAGATTACTTAGAAGAAGAATATAAGGCTTTGTACAGCGAAAATGGCAGTTCTGTGAATGTTGCATTTAGAGTAAATCCATTTCATTCTGAAATGCCTGGTATAAGAATGTGTACTGAAAACAGGAAAGAAGTATGTTAAGTTATTGGTGTGTAGGTAGATAAATGTCTTAACCAACACCTGTTTCAGTGGGTACATTTGGCAGCTATTGAAGACTTGTGCTTTCTATCAACAACTGATGATGGCACTGTTGAAATATCTAGAAAGACTGGTATTCCTATTCATTTGAAATTCTTAAGTACAAGTACAATGTTTTcattcataacattattaaatggttATTATCGTTTAATGGTTAATTGGAATTTTGACTTGTGTGCATCTACTAATACTCCATCTTTGAGCAAACTTAAATCAATTCGTTCTCATGGACCAATCAGGTacctgtttttatttatattattgtttagaaaaatattttcttcctattaaataatataactttataagtaattatttattaaatttattctatctTAAATACAttgatcataatatcattattaatttgactTATATTTCCAAAACGAAATATgtcttactattatttataaatatatgttagtaaaagaagttataaaaaattaaaaatttaaataaatagattttatttattcttttgattaatattaaatattatactactttcAGAAAGCagattatatttaagatattatatacctaaaattagtactataaacattacagtatttacattataaattatagttattgttattatgcattgaacaatgttaaaatggattaaaataatatctagaacaagtttgaagtttaattaataattaacttatttttcatagttattattcttgctagaaaatataatttcaagttttaactaatacttaaaattatattttatttcatagcaTAATGAAATCTACTTctatcttgaaaaaaaaaatgtcaaaaaaacaTGGAAGTTTTATACTTAGACAAAGTATGAAGAACTATGATAACTATGTCATCGATGTTTGTGTTAATCAGAGGTAACATTTAAACTTCatacatgtttattaattacaattataaataggtgacttaagtaattatattaaaattttaaattttagcatGAAACCAATGACATATGTAATAGAAAGTAAGGGTGGATTTTATAAGCTTGCTGGTGatgataaaatagaatatccTTCTATTTGGAGACTTATtactaacaataaaatgtcttTGAACTTTATTGAATGCATTTTCCCATCAGATATTGGTAAGTTTTGttgattacaaaataaagtagATTAACTACGTAGATAATGCTCTAcctactcaattttttttgtaaaatttgatatttatttaataattcttaatatattaatattataattattactacttatgttttactttttagctatgaatgaactattattatgtcaaaatACTAGTATTAAACATAGTATAGGTAATGATGATGAAGATGATAAAATTACCGGTCCCCATTTAATTAATAGCgattctatacatttattaaaaagtaagcacttacttaagtaaataattattgtattaaaaatataaatctgcttactctaataattttaattattattcactagCCATTTgctcaccaaaaaaaaaaatgcaatcacTTATGAAAGTTCGAGTGGCTACTTGGTGCAAATCTAAAAGAAATGAATCCACTgttgttgttaaattatttcaggatgatgttaatataaatttgcatTTAATGGTAActggttttattaaaataactaaacacttaaatttaataattattttttataggatTTGTTAAGTTTATCAAAGAGATGGAGTTCTGTGTCTTCGAGTGCTATTGTACGATTATTTGGTCTATGTGTTGATACACCAACTGCCTTAGTCAGTGAATACTTCGCATTAGGACCCCTTGATACATATCTGAGAACTAATaaagacaatatattatttagcaaTTTAGTTGAAGCTGCAACATATATAGCTACAGCATTATGGGATATGGTAATTTtcctttattttgtaaatattaaaaactatgtttttcAATGTAAGCTCTATGAGTGGAtaccttaatattatttacttatagcCATATtggtcatattatatcaaagttgtacctttttttaattttatcaatttcaatttctttttgaaatgttgTTGTGTTGTATTCCTATTACTAatttacatttgtaattttaggAAACTGCATGTTTAGTTCATGGTAAAATTCGATGTCATAAATTTGTAGTAGCCGAACATACCAAAAATTCCTTTATTGTTAAACTTACAGATCCAGGCATTCATAAATGTTATACTAGCCATGAGtaagtatttcaaatttttattattcaataatttttagtatatttttttataaatattattaaaatctattacaaAAGATATATATCAGGGATGGCCAAACcgcattttatttatcttatcgtaaaatttttataaaaaaattttttaatatgaatttatgtattatataataatatgacctttttttttacattttgactttcatatttattaatatatttggtgGCTCGCGAGTCTCTTCTCGCTGGCCACCCCTGATAGgtgtaaacataaaatgtatctgtataatatatagagacATTTAGTACTATTATTTAGTGTTTACATATgtgtaaatgtgtttttagTTTGTATTGGATTCCAACAGAATTTTATAACACCATAGAACTTGCTCGAAAATCTCCCCAAGCTGATATTTGGGCTTTTAGTTCAACATTGTGGGAGTTATTTAactatgg from Aphis gossypii isolate Hap1 chromosome 1, ASM2018417v2, whole genome shotgun sequence includes these protein-coding regions:
- the LOC114128544 gene encoding uncharacterized protein LOC114128544, which codes for MERKTRRMKMKTVESLVCVVKSVENQYTTIDLQNETSVYGLVKEVDCDMNVTLCDVTLTDPNGNRYSCDNFFLKSRLIRYVHLSRTVDIFQAMKDVVRKTFPPRVKKPKAYSLKKKKIIAKQEKLKREIQNMYSSKDGTKS
- the LOC114128558 gene encoding tyrosine-protein kinase hopscotch, whose translation is MMDSSISIKVHVAVQATPHEIPVTINTTVEDVIIETSKLLNIGPVARHLFGLRVLSATDDNLWLSPSLFILYAKNEHHIYEYKLRYKMPDVKRLKSIDCYAYNFYFYQVKSDLLKSKVTGLCYDTCKRELIGMGVADMYRSMLEEDKSRETVEQNYKHFMPQEVVKQHMFFLKKPVQETLKILINNNTIGPLYVPVIKESYLEQFNSIAPDYLEEEYKALYSENGSSVNVAFRVNPFHSEMPGIRMCTENRKEWVHLAAIEDLCFLSTTDDGTVEISRKTGIPIHLKFLSTSTMFSFITLLNGYYRLMVNWNFDLCASTNTPSLSKLKSIRSHGPISIMKSTSILKKKMSKKHGSFILRQSMKNYDNYVIDVCVNQSMKPMTYVIESKGGFYKLAGDDKIEYPSIWRLITNNKMSLNFIECIFPSDIAMNELLLCQNTSIKHSIGNDDEDDKITGPHLINSDSIHLLKTICSPKKKMQSLMKVRVATWCKSKRNESTVVVKLFQDDVNINLHLMDLLSLSKRWSSVSSSAIVRLFGLCVDTPTALVSEYFALGPLDTYLRTNKDNILFSNLVEAATYIATALWDMETACLVHGKIRCHKFVVAEHTKNSFIVKLTDPGIHKCYTSHDLYWIPTEFYNTIELARKSPQADIWAFSSTLWELFNYGIILPDVQNVELFKKRFEKNVRMPKPDCCTDDIYHIMTDCWDSDPFIRKKPQATLRDLRQIWLQIYASPQHEYTPLKKEEIYSDDVTCSDATIYYTSDYTIETFLDTVSSSFSGSETKSDFIDFNSNPDDGRSYQNENPMLAATNTSFNQFMEQLTSTEEIKNNLQSAMNCQKKTYQFNNATLTLQQVIGQGFYGVVLEGLLEYSDNKTKKVAVKHMKRSFQTEDFQREIGIIEGLSHPNIVEIEGVLEEPNLMLVMEYIELGSLSSYLRLHEDELVEETNRLLKYSLDIAQGMEYLGSLNIIHRDLATRNILVSSPTTVKISDFGLAQFLPDEKYYYLQTMRDLPLKWHAPEAILYGKFSPKTDIWAYGVLLFEIFSLGKEPNVVSKLEERLDVEKLIRVLEEGHRLQCPSCPPCSIDIYNKLMRPCWAYVAGDRPNFSDLINNIKSLMTLESAEHFTRG